GCCAGCCCAGCGAGCCCAGCGGCCCGCTGCGCGACAGCACCAGGTACACCACCAGCCCCACCACCACCGACGGCACGGCCAGCAAGGTGTTGAGCACGGCCAGCACGGCGCCACGACCGGCGAAGCGAGCGACGCCCAACCACGCGCCCAGCACCAGGCCCACCCCGCAGGCCATCAGGCAGGCGGTGGCGCTGACGGACAAGGAGCGGCCCACGATGGTCCAGAGGACGGGGTCGGACGAGAGGGTGAGTTCAAGCGCTGTGGTCGCGCTTTCGGTGAGGGTGGACATGGGCCAGGGATCGGTTTGGGCTATCGTAGGCACCCATCCAATATCCAGCGATATGAACTCCCGTGCATAGGGTCCAACTTCATTACACACTCAGCCGGGACGCGGGCACTGCGCTCATCCGCAACCCGCTGCCCGAGCTGCTGCAGGCAGTGGCCGAGCGCGGCTCCATCTCAGGCGCCGCGCGCGCGCTGGACCTGTCCTACCGCCATGTCTGGGGCGCCCTCAAGCGCTGGGAAGACCAGCTGGGCGGCGAATTGATCATCTGGGGCAAGGGCCAGTCGGCGCAGCTCAGCGAGTTCGGCAGCAAGCTGCTGTGGGCCGAACGCCAGGCCCAGGCGCGCCTGGCGCCGCAGATTGCCGCGCTGCACGCCGACCTGGAGCGTGCATTTGCCGTGGCCTTCGACCCCAATGCCCACGTGCTCACCCTGTATGCCAGCCACGACGACGCACTGGCAGCGCTGCGCGCCCATGCCGCCACACAGACCGATGTGGGCGCACTGCACCTCGACATCCGGTTCACTGGCAGCGTGGACGCCATCCGTGCGCTGAACGAGGGGCGCTGCACCCTGGCGGGCTTTCACACCGTGGCCGATGCGGCTGCGCAGTCGCTCACGGCGCGCACCTACCAGCCGCTGCTTCAGCCCGGGCTGCACAAGATCATTGGCTTTGCGCAGCGCACCCAGGGGCTCATGGTGGCGCCCGGCAACCCGCTGGGCCTGCACAGCCTGGCCGATGTGGCCCGCACCGGCGCCCGCTTCATCAACCGGCCGCTGGGCTCGGGCACGCGGGTGCTGCTGGACGACTTGCTGGCGCAGGCGGGCATGGACCCGGAGAGCATCGTGGGCTACGCCCTCAACGAACCCTCCCACACCGCCATTGCCCAGGCCGTGGCCGCAGGGGCGGCCGATGCGGGCATGGGCATCGAGCTGGCGGCCCGCGCGCGGGGGCTGGACTTTGTCCCCCTGGTGCACGAGCGCTACCACCTGGCGTGCCTGAAAGACAGCCTGGACCAGCCTGCCACGCTGGCGCTGCGCAACCTGCTGCAAACCCCCGAGTGGCTGGCGCACATGGCCACGCTGCCGGGCTACAGCGCCTGGCACTGCGGCGAGGTGCTGCCCATGAGCACCGTGCTGCCGTGGTGGCAATTCGCGCGGAAAAAGCGCGCCTCAGCGCCTAGGAAGAAACCCTAATTGCTGCAGTTTTGATAGCTAAAGAATAAGCAGCCGCTGC
Above is a window of Acidovorax sp. KKS102 DNA encoding:
- a CDS encoding substrate-binding domain-containing protein, with product MHRVQLHYTLSRDAGTALIRNPLPELLQAVAERGSISGAARALDLSYRHVWGALKRWEDQLGGELIIWGKGQSAQLSEFGSKLLWAERQAQARLAPQIAALHADLERAFAVAFDPNAHVLTLYASHDDALAALRAHAATQTDVGALHLDIRFTGSVDAIRALNEGRCTLAGFHTVADAAAQSLTARTYQPLLQPGLHKIIGFAQRTQGLMVAPGNPLGLHSLADVARTGARFINRPLGSGTRVLLDDLLAQAGMDPESIVGYALNEPSHTAIAQAVAAGAADAGMGIELAARARGLDFVPLVHERYHLACLKDSLDQPATLALRNLLQTPEWLAHMATLPGYSAWHCGEVLPMSTVLPWWQFARKKRASAPRKKP